The following are encoded in a window of Panicum virgatum strain AP13 chromosome 5N, P.virgatum_v5, whole genome shotgun sequence genomic DNA:
- the LOC120674812 gene encoding formin-like protein 18: MANWSPNMQSYFDLLNADPERSTTNTPGTNASEEEFDYSPLHRRSETAPPSQPRALFPPAPGAFIGAPPPYPYPSYPYPPYPYPPAPATSRVAPPPYPYPAPMTDAPPPYPYPPYPYPPYPYPPPPTFTTSAPHGHAGGAASAGSENEGGGTTAPCRPAIPKKRNEWTPADEEKLVNAWLMHSVDCVDGNSKSGPTFWGQISDTYNATTDPLRHRTAKQLKDHWSMYNARVSLFNAIYNQEVSKRQSGADDDMVMDEAKARYARRAGHEFKLFHWWEAVRHQPKWSVKHGGGPNIDVSKRSRLGASGEYSSGSRETDEEAVEHTQFTLDGRLTDGALGSSGLARADVALTWLWAGAADPLLEPA, encoded by the exons ATGGCAAACTGGAGTCCAAATATGCAGTCATACTTCGACCTGCTCAACGCCGACCCCGAGCGTTCGACTACCAATACGCCGGGTACCAATGCTTCCGAGGAGGAGTTCGACTACTCGCCGCTCCATCGCCGCTCGGAGACTGCTCCACCCTCGCAACCCCGAGCGCTGTTTCCTCCAGCTCCCGGCGCTTTCATAGGTGCTCCTCCGCCGTATCCGTACCCATCGTATCCCTACCCACCGTACCCGTATCCTCCAGCTCCCGCCACTTCCAGAGTCGCTCCCCCACCGTATCCATATCCTGCTCCCATGACCGATGCTCCTCCGCCATATCCCTACCCTCCATATCCGTACCCTCCATACCCCTACCCTCCGCCTCCCACATTCACGACATCTGCTCCTCACGGTCATGCTGGAGGTGCTGCCTCCGCTGGCTCGGAGAATGAAGGCGGGGGTACGACCGCACCATGTCGTCCAGCCATTCCCAAAAAGAGGAATGAGTGGACGCCCGCAGACGAGGAGAAACTG GTTAATGCTTGGTTGATGCACTCGGTCGATTGCGTGGACGGAAACAGCAAGAGCGGCCCAACCTTTTGGGGCCAAATAAGCGACACCTACAACGCCACCACCGACCCACTCCGACACCGCACCGCCAAGCAACTGAAGGATCATTGGTCCATGTACAATGCACGGGTCTCCTTGTTCAATGCAATATACAACCAAGAAGTGTCGAAGCGGCAAAGTGGAGCCGACGACGACATGGTGATGGACGAAGCCAAAGCAAGGTATGCACGAAGGGCTGGCCATGAGTTTAAGCTTTTTCATTGGTGGGAAGCTGTCCGTCACCAGCCGAAATGGTCAGTGAAGCATGGTGGTGGGCCGAATATAGACGTGTCGAAGAGATCACGTCTCGGAGCTTCCGGTGAGTATAGCTCCGGCTCTCGGGAGACCGACGAGGAAGCAGTGGAACATACTCAGTTCACGCTCGACGGACG GCTGACTGATGGAGCGCTGGGGTCGAGTGGGCTGGCGAgagctgacgtggcgctgacgTGGCTGTGGGCTGGGGCTGCAGACCCGCTGTTGGAACCAGCCTAA
- the LOC120673617 gene encoding histone H2B.1-like, giving the protein MAPKAEKKPAAKKPAEEEPAAEKAEKAPAGKKPKAEKRLPAGKSGAGKDGEGKKGKKKAKKSVETYKIYIFKVLKQVHPDIGISSKAMSIMNSFINDIFEKLAAEAAKLARYNKKPTITSREIQTSVRLVLPGELAKHAVSEGTKAVTKFTSA; this is encoded by the coding sequence ATGGCGCCCAAGGCGGAGAAGAAGCCGGCGGCGAAGAAGCCCGCGGAGGAGGAGCCCGCGGCCGAGAAGGCGGAGAAGGCCCCGGCGGGGAAGAAGCCCAAGGCGGAGAAGCGCCTCCCCGCGGGCAAGTCCGGCGCCGGCAAGGACGGCGAGGGCAAGAAGGGCAAGAAGAAGGCCAAGAAGAGCGTCGAGACCTACAAGATCTACATCTTCAAGGTGCTCAAGCAGGTGCACCCGGACATCGGCATCTCCTCCAAGGCCATGTccatcatgaactccttcatcaaCGACATCTTCGAGAAGCTCGCCGCCGAGGCTGCCAAGCTCGCTCGCTACAACAAGAAGCCCACCATCACCTCCCGCGAGATCCAGACGTCCGTCCGCCTCGTCCTCCCCGGGGAGCTCGCCAAGCACGCCGTCTCCGAGGGCACCAAGGCCGTCACCAAGTTCACCTCGGCCTAG